One stretch of Chryseobacterium indologenes DNA includes these proteins:
- a CDS encoding 2Fe-2S iron-sulfur cluster-binding protein, whose product MKDEITITVTDQTGILYTLICPLEMGLTLKDICKAYELPMEAMCGGMAICATCHCYVLNGMTSMGEKNDVEDALLSELFTSKETSRLACQVYLTAQMDGLSIEIAAN is encoded by the coding sequence ATGAAAGATGAAATTACAATCACTGTAACGGATCAGACTGGTATTCTGTATACCCTGATCTGCCCACTGGAGATGGGACTTACCTTAAAAGATATCTGTAAAGCTTATGAACTGCCTATGGAAGCAATGTGTGGCGGAATGGCAATCTGCGCCACCTGTCATTGCTATGTTTTGAATGGAATGACATCAATGGGTGAAAAAAATGATGTGGAAGATGCCCTTCTTTCAGAACTCTTTACCTCTAAGGAAACCAGCAGATTAGCCTGTCAAGTCTATCTGACAGCTCAAATGGATGGACTCTCCATAGAAATTGCAGCAAATTAA
- a CDS encoding NADPH-dependent FMN reductase codes for MKAIIFNGSLERRTESTSGLISAYLSQQLEALEIRTDIFMLADSGIPLFDVTLNKTPLAVERMTQLFQDADLHFWLAPLYHGSIPGVMKNCLDWLEVTANTYEPYLTDKTIGLVCWADGLQAMQGINAMDTIAKSLRAWPLPFSVPILRTSLFDNENPKQISAFYSGKLDRLVSIATTKKIEKTTINQS; via the coding sequence ATGAAAGCAATCATATTCAACGGATCTCTGGAAAGAAGAACGGAATCTACTTCTGGATTGATCTCTGCTTATCTATCACAGCAGCTTGAAGCTCTTGAGATTCGCACTGATATTTTTATGCTCGCAGATTCCGGAATTCCTTTATTTGATGTCACTCTAAACAAGACCCCTCTGGCTGTTGAACGAATGACACAGTTATTTCAGGATGCGGATCTTCATTTCTGGCTGGCCCCCCTTTATCACGGAAGTATTCCGGGGGTGATGAAAAACTGCCTTGACTGGCTGGAAGTGACAGCCAATACTTATGAACCTTATCTTACAGACAAAACCATAGGATTGGTATGCTGGGCAGATGGTTTACAGGCTATGCAGGGAATCAATGCAATGGATACCATTGCCAAATCACTACGTGCCTGGCCTCTCCCATTCAGTGTTCCGATTCTCAGAACATCATTATTTGACAATGAAAATCCAAAACAAATCTCAGCATTCTATTCTGGTAAGCTTGATAGACTTGTCAGCATAGCAACCACAAAGAAAATAGAAAAAACAACAATAAATCAATCATAA
- a CDS encoding 4Fe-4S dicluster domain-containing protein yields the protein MAIKITDDCINCGACEPECPNSAIYEGAIDWRWQDKTKLSGHITFPDGTEADAGTYNQAISDEVYYIVSGKCTECKGFHEEPQCKAVCPVDCCIDDPDHRESDEVLLDRQKFMHEV from the coding sequence ATGGCAATAAAAATAACCGATGACTGTATCAATTGTGGTGCATGTGAGCCAGAATGCCCCAATTCAGCCATCTATGAAGGAGCCATCGACTGGCGTTGGCAGGATAAAACCAAACTTTCGGGTCATATAACTTTTCCGGATGGGACTGAAGCTGATGCAGGAACTTACAATCAGGCTATATCAGATGAAGTTTATTATATTGTTTCCGGAAAATGTACAGAGTGCAAAGGATTCCATGAAGAGCCTCAATGTAAGGCTGTATGCCCGGTAGACTGCTGTATTGATGATCCGGACCACCGGGAAAGTGATGAAGTATTGTTAGACAGGCAAAAGTTCATGCACGAAGTTTAA
- a CDS encoding NAD(P)/FAD-dependent oxidoreductase, whose product MIETDILIIGAGPAGLFTVFEAGLLKMRCHIIDALPQMGGQLSELYPKKPIFDIPGFPSVLAGELIDNLYEQIKQFEPGFTFNETAVHLLKLQENLFEVITDKGTKHRAKAVVIAGGLGSFEPKKPPIETISLYENRGVNYFIKHPEDYSGKRVVIAGGGDSALDWAIHLAEMASSLTLIHRRNEFRGALDSVEKVKKLKQQGRINLITPAEVIGLKGEEALQEIVVEKEGVIQSIEADHFIPLFGLVPKLGPLTDWGLELEKNAIKVDNSTDFQTNIGGVYAVGDINTYPFKMKLILCGFHEAAIACQSIYQRLNPNKKFVLKYTTVSGVEGFDGTRKQAEKQIVATID is encoded by the coding sequence ATGATAGAAACAGATATACTGATCATTGGTGCCGGCCCTGCAGGGTTATTTACAGTTTTTGAAGCCGGCCTTCTCAAAATGCGTTGTCATATTATTGATGCATTGCCACAGATGGGAGGCCAGTTATCAGAATTATATCCTAAGAAACCCATATTTGACATTCCCGGATTTCCAAGTGTACTGGCTGGTGAACTGATTGATAATCTATACGAACAGATTAAACAGTTTGAGCCCGGTTTTACCTTCAATGAAACGGCAGTACACCTTCTGAAGCTGCAAGAAAATCTGTTTGAGGTCATTACAGACAAAGGAACAAAACATAGAGCGAAAGCAGTTGTTATTGCAGGCGGACTCGGAAGTTTTGAACCTAAAAAACCACCTATTGAAACTATTTCTTTATATGAAAACCGCGGGGTCAATTATTTCATCAAACATCCCGAAGATTATTCAGGAAAGCGTGTAGTGATTGCCGGAGGCGGAGATTCTGCTTTGGATTGGGCCATACATCTTGCAGAAATGGCATCATCATTGACTTTAATTCACAGACGAAATGAATTCAGAGGAGCTTTGGATTCAGTAGAAAAAGTGAAAAAATTGAAGCAGCAAGGAAGAATCAACCTGATCACTCCCGCAGAAGTTATTGGACTTAAAGGAGAAGAGGCTTTACAGGAAATTGTAGTAGAAAAAGAAGGTGTTATTCAATCCATTGAAGCAGATCATTTTATTCCTTTATTTGGATTGGTTCCTAAGCTTGGTCCTTTAACAGATTGGGGACTTGAGCTTGAAAAAAATGCAATTAAGGTGGATAACAGTACAGATTTTCAAACCAATATTGGTGGAGTCTATGCTGTGGGAGATATCAATACTTATCCTTTTAAAATGAAGCTGATTTTATGTGGATTTCATGAAGCAGCCATTGCCTGCCAAAGTATATATCAGCGATTGAATCCTAATAAGAAGTTTGTGCTAAAATATACTACTGTAAGTGGTGTTGAAGGTTTTGACGGAACCAGGAAACAAGCAGAAAAGCAAATAGTAGCAACGATTGATTAA
- a CDS encoding DUF2480 family protein, giving the protein MDTQTFINKAKASGIIAFDFSDYKPTTEIVELDIRDHLFMGMIVKEKEFKESIAAVDYSVYKNKAVAIICSTEAIVPPWAYMFLMEKLSPYAAYVDLNNAETVLLDLWKRRLIYADLRHFKGQKVVVRANSSHHPALYLLATELLTPLAKSLMYGEIGLPKVIFKK; this is encoded by the coding sequence ATGGATACTCAGACCTTCATAAATAAAGCAAAAGCTTCCGGCATTATTGCTTTTGATTTTTCAGATTATAAACCCACAACTGAAATTGTAGAATTAGATATCAGAGATCATCTTTTTATGGGAATGATAGTCAAGGAAAAAGAATTTAAGGAATCAATTGCAGCAGTAGATTATTCTGTGTATAAAAATAAGGCTGTTGCCATTATTTGTTCAACAGAGGCGATTGTTCCACCTTGGGCCTATATGTTTCTCATGGAAAAATTATCACCCTATGCTGCTTATGTAGATTTAAACAATGCTGAAACTGTTCTGCTGGATCTCTGGAAACGTCGTCTCATCTATGCGGACCTAAGACATTTTAAAGGTCAGAAAGTGGTTGTCAGAGCCAATTCCTCCCATCATCCTGCACTCTATTTATTAGCCACTGAACTATTAACCCCATTAGCCAAAAGCCTGATGTATGGCGAAATAGGGTTGCCCAAAGTAATTTTTAAAAAATAA